In Corylus avellana chromosome ca2, CavTom2PMs-1.0, the following proteins share a genomic window:
- the LOC132172754 gene encoding uncharacterized protein LOC132172754 isoform X1: MKSALISTNSLHPFTPFGAHIFSKPKNPSVFCIKPITLPAILSLKSQSKPSRLVALCASHNASPSNAELKDRGVEEVPSEDFVEDENSQSRWNVEVGSPSVLPNVVPAAKLSLSDQAFFLLAFIACTNSVAFTRLINAAVPTLNILNLQYTFPGLLSQPTPIQLQQSSPTQEESGHLSNCSNHHQPKKKADPMDL, translated from the exons ATGAAATCTGCACTTATAAGCACTAATTCCTTGCACCCATTTACTCCGTTTGGTGCGCATATATTCTCTAAGCCAAAGAATCCCAGTGTATTCTGCATAAAACCCATTACTTTGCCCGCCATACTCTCCTTGAAATCCCAGTCCAAGCCATCCAGATTGGTTGCGCTTTGCGCTTCCCATAACGCAAGCCCTTCGAATGCCGAACTGAAGGATCGTGGGGTGGAGGAGGTTCCGAGTGAAGACTTTGTTGAAGATGAGAATTCACAAAGCCGATGGAATGTGGAAGTGGGGAGCCCCAGTGTTCTGCCCAATGTTGTGCCGGCGGCCAAGTTGAGCTTGAGTGACCAAGCGTTCTTTCTCCTGGCCTTCATTGCTTGCACG AATTCTGTGGCATTCACTAGACTTATTAATGCAGCTGTCCCAACACTAAAT ATCCTCAATTTGCAATATACATTTCCTGGGTTGTTGTCACAGCCAACACCTATCCAATTGCAGCAATCATCACCAACCCAAGAAGAAAGCGGACACCTATCCAATTGCAGCAATCATCACCAACCCAAGAAGAAAGCCGACCCGATGGATCTCTAA
- the LOC132172754 gene encoding uncharacterized protein LOC132172754 isoform X2 has protein sequence MKSALISTNSLHPFTPFGAHIFSKPKNPSVFCIKPITLPAILSLKSQSKPSRLVALCASHNASPSNAELKDRGVEEVPSEDFVEDENSQSRWNVEVGSPSVLPNVVPAAKLSLSDQAFFLLAFIACTNSVAFTRLINAAVPTLNPTPIQLQQSSPTQEESGHLSNCSNHHQPKKKADPMDL, from the exons ATGAAATCTGCACTTATAAGCACTAATTCCTTGCACCCATTTACTCCGTTTGGTGCGCATATATTCTCTAAGCCAAAGAATCCCAGTGTATTCTGCATAAAACCCATTACTTTGCCCGCCATACTCTCCTTGAAATCCCAGTCCAAGCCATCCAGATTGGTTGCGCTTTGCGCTTCCCATAACGCAAGCCCTTCGAATGCCGAACTGAAGGATCGTGGGGTGGAGGAGGTTCCGAGTGAAGACTTTGTTGAAGATGAGAATTCACAAAGCCGATGGAATGTGGAAGTGGGGAGCCCCAGTGTTCTGCCCAATGTTGTGCCGGCGGCCAAGTTGAGCTTGAGTGACCAAGCGTTCTTTCTCCTGGCCTTCATTGCTTGCACG AATTCTGTGGCATTCACTAGACTTATTAATGCAGCTGTCCCAACACTAAAT CCAACACCTATCCAATTGCAGCAATCATCACCAACCCAAGAAGAAAGCGGACACCTATCCAATTGCAGCAATCATCACCAACCCAAGAAGAAAGCCGACCCGATGGATCTCTAA